Genomic window (Sediminispirochaeta smaragdinae DSM 11293):
TCAGTTCCTGTTCCACCGGAAGCGGCTGTAAAGGCCGGCTCAGTAGGAAACTTCCGCTTCGAACTTCCTCTTTCAACAACTCAGCAATTTCCAAGGCCATTGCATAACTTGACATGGAAGAGACCTCAACCCTTTTGCCGAGAAGCTCAATATTTCCCTTCTTTAAATCGGCGTAGTTGACATGAGCGAGTACCTTGCCGGTTTTGTTTGGATAATCACTGCTGTAATCGATTACCTCCGCCGGAATATCCCGGTCTCGTACGGTGGTTTTCAGAAGTACATCTTCGTCCAGAATAGGAATAGGGATACCGACCCCCAGGGCCAGGGATACCCCGTAACCCTTGAGACTTACTCCCCTGACATAACGGCCGTTCATCTGCTTCATGTCCGCGGTAAGTGCCAGGGTTCCTGCCCCTCCGGTAGGCACTCCTCCCGGCGTACGTGAAATGGAGGGAGCATGTTGCGTTCCCTCGGCGTAGACATGGCCCCTTGCTCCGGCCAGCCACACCGCCGTGCCTATCCCGATTGTTCGATAGAGGGGGTCGTTGAGAAGCGGCGAAAGCTGTCCTGCCGAGCTATAGGTCAGATTCTTCATGTGTGGCTTCAAGGCCCCCAGATAGGTGTAGATGGTTTTGTCAGATAGGTTTGTCGCCACATTGTAGTTCTGGTAGCAGTTTCTCGGATTGACCATGATGGCCTGATTAAGGTCGTCGATAGTAAACCAGGTTCTCAGCTCTCTCCTGGGATATTCGTCGGTCCCATACGAGAGGGCAAAGAGCTGGCATTGTTTCCCCGCTACCAGTTTTTCAATAACATGGCCCCCTCCGAAGCGGAACTCTCCTGGGTAATACATGTTTTCAGGATCGTTTTGCCTCAGCTGGGTCGCCCCTATATAGGCATCCACCGCAGCTACTCCCGAGTAGGCAAGAACATCATCGATCCATGCTTCGGTTATTCGTATCTTGGGAGCGCATTGACCGAAGTTCACAAATGCTCCGGAGCTACACATGGCTCCGAAGGTCGCCGTGGTCACGACATCAATCTCTTCGGCCGCCTTTGCCAAGCCCTTTTGATCGACATAATCGGAGACTTCATCGGCGGTGAGCACCACCGCCTTGCCTGATGCAATTTTCTCGTTGATTTCTTCGTAGCTTTTCATTCGTATTATCCTAAAGAAATGAGCTTTCCGGAGCAAGAGGAGAAAAGCGGTTGAATTTCATCTTAAAAAGCATACAATAGGGAAAGCAGATATCGTTTCCGGGAGGAACCTTTGAAAACGAAAACAGACTTTCCTGACATCAATTCCCGCAAACCCGATGGGATCGGCCCCGATGGGAATCCCTATAAGATTCTTGTCGTGGACGATTCGATGTTTGTCAAAAAGCAGCTTACCCAGATTCTTGGTAGCGAAAGCTATGAAGTAGTGGATACTGCAGGACATGGCGCTGAGGCTGTGGAGAAATATAAGGAACTCTATCCGGGAGTTGACCTTGTTACCATGGACATCACCATGCCGGGGATGGACGGAGTCACCGCACTTGAAAAAATCATGGAATTCGATAAGGACGCCAGGATAATCATGATTTCGGCCCTTGGAAAACAGGACTTGGTGAAAAAGTCTTTTATGTTGGGAGCGAAAAACTATATCATAAAGCCATTGGATCGAAAGAAGGTGCTTGAACGAATCAGGAGCGTTTTTGAGGAGTGACCCTTTTTGCTACCAAGGCGTCGTATAGACCTTCGAAGGTTGGAGAATCGGCTTCGAACGTAAAGCTTCGTTTTGCGATATCCTGTGGATAATGAGCATCGCTGTCGGTAATGACACAATAGTCTGCCGTGTCGATGACCGGCGGCCATGTTACACATTCCACTGCCGAGTAGTCCAAGCGGGGAAGAAATCCCAACTGACTAACGACACTAAAAGAGGGTCTGTCGATATGGGCGGGAATGAACAGTCCGCCCCGCTCTTTTACCTCTTTCAGTAGCTCTTCCAAGGCGATTTCAGCCCCCTGCAGAAGCGAAACTTCTACCTCTCCCAGAATGAATTCATGTTCGTCCACATAGACTT
Coding sequences:
- a CDS encoding homocysteine biosynthesis protein → MKSYEEINEKIASGKAVVLTADEVSDYVDQKGLAKAAEEIDVVTTATFGAMCSSGAFVNFGQCAPKIRITEAWIDDVLAYSGVAAVDAYIGATQLRQNDPENMYYPGEFRFGGGHVIEKLVAGKQCQLFALSYGTDEYPRRELRTWFTIDDLNQAIMVNPRNCYQNYNVATNLSDKTIYTYLGALKPHMKNLTYSSAGQLSPLLNDPLYRTIGIGTAVWLAGARGHVYAEGTQHAPSISRTPGGVPTGGAGTLALTADMKQMNGRYVRGVSLKGYGVSLALGVGIPIPILDEDVLLKTTVRDRDIPAEVIDYSSDYPNKTGKVLAHVNYADLKKGNIELLGKRVEVSSMSSYAMALEIAELLKEEVRSGSFLLSRPLQPLPVEQELKSLKIRKEDEVR
- a CDS encoding response regulator codes for the protein MKTKTDFPDINSRKPDGIGPDGNPYKILVVDDSMFVKKQLTQILGSESYEVVDTAGHGAEAVEKYKELYPGVDLVTMDITMPGMDGVTALEKIMEFDKDARIIMISALGKQDLVKKSFMLGAKNYIIKPLDRKKVLERIRSVFEE
- a CDS encoding PHP domain-containing protein, which codes for MRFRADLHIHSCLSPCGSLEMSPARIITEAEAAGLDLVALTDHNCARNLRAFDHAARKSNITPIFGIEVNSIEEAHVLCLFPTVKQAEELGDFIENRLPQIPNNPDLFGDQVYVDEHEFILGEVEVSLLQGAEIALEELLKEVKERGGLFIPAHIDRPSFSVVSQLGFLPRLDYSAVECVTWPPVIDTADYCVITDSDAHYPQDIAKRSFTFEADSPTFEGLYDALVAKRVTPQKRS